The Pecten maximus chromosome 11, xPecMax1.1, whole genome shotgun sequence genome has a segment encoding these proteins:
- the LOC117337132 gene encoding F-box/LRR-repeat protein 2-like gives MASRLPVEVVAHMMRFLSVSDRKEAALVNRSWYEASLDPILQDDIVLHFHALTSNERTPHLTRRNLPHLIVDEFDNSLSSKIVLLKSCEQLSQSLQSLSLKSSNITESTFVELLSHCTNLVSLNLSCCNSLFMSGNLLEMNGDMQKLRSVLGSVQHLDLSAIRYLSDSTFNRIVTVCPNLTSLSLGSVQITFNSASYVPRGRTICANSALLTFDNILEYLKLQSPKMKTLNLSRTALTDCALEALVSLDNFQLEELVLVCCKDISDSGISIICKHQPKLKTIDLKGCLDLTDGALNLVCKKLMVMESLKLGKCRRISDHSIKQLKHLPCLELVDLSENYLVTSHGLIEGLCGNINIPLAHLNLNCCPSVSDSFILSMCKVVTNLVHLDLGSCFPLTDLSMITISKHLKHLRYLRLAWCKEITDLGLLGYESTDGGSRDPNEHNDHGKCKCTRKYNSTEIFRKPTGDKHTKSVPGEIEKLVSRHEEVCSLKNLSILRELDLSACSKITDVGLTQVVKFKELRSLNLSMVQITDLTVHSVTSHNPSLENLSLAQCAALTDDAIECVAKRLPRLTTLDISNCDKLTNKSIKFLKDHTKRLRTLDVSFCENISVSAVDDLETSRNLMNVHKRLLGGSF, from the exons ATGGCTAGTCGACTACCCGTCGAG GTTGTTGCCCATATGATGCGCTTCCTGAGTGTTTCGGATAGGAAAGAGGCTGCATTGGTTAATAGAAGTTGGTATGAAGCGTCTCTGGATCCGATCCTCCAAGATGACATTGTTCTACACTTCCACGCCCTAACATCTAATGAGAGAACACCTCACCTCACAAGACGCAACCTACCTCATCTCATTGTTGACGAGTTTGACAACTCACTGAGCTCTAAGATTGTGCTACTGAAGTCATGTGAGCAGCTGAGCCAATCATTGCAGAGTCTTTCTCTGAAGTCAAGTAATATCACAGAAAGTACATTTGTAGAGTTGTTATCCCATTGTACTAATCTGGTTAGCCTGAATCTGAGCTGCTGTAATTCACTTTTCATGTCAGGAAACCTACTGGAGATGAATGGAGATATGCAGAAACTTAGATCTGTATTAGGTTCTGTGCAGCACCTTGATTTGTCTGCCATTCGGTACCTCTCAGATTCTACCTTCAATCGCATTGTGACAGTTTGCCCTAATTTAACATCTTTGTCTCTGGGATCAGTACAGATAACCTTTAATAGCGCATCCTATGTTCCCCGGGGCAGGACAATATGTGCCAATAGCGCTTTGTTGACATTTGACAATATTCTTGAGTACCTGAAACTTCAAAGcccaaaaatgaaaacattgaatttGAGCAGGACAGCATTAACAGATTGTGCGTTAGAGGCTCTTGTAAGTCTGGACAATTTCCAATTAGAGGAATTAGTTCTTGTCTGCTGCAAAGATATTTCTGATTCAGGAATTTCTATCATATGTAAGCATCAGCCAAAGTTGAAGACAATTGACTTGAAGGGATGTTTGGATCTCACAGATGGGGCTTTAAACCTGGTGTGTAAAAAGCTGATGGTTATGGAGAGCTTGAAGCTGGGAAAATGCAGAAGAATTTCCGACCATTCCATAAAGCAGTTGAAACATCTGCCATGTCTAGAGCTGGTAGACCTTTCTGAGAACTACCTTGTGACCTCCCATGGACTTATAGAAGGCCTTTGTGGTAATATCAATATTCCACTTGCGCATCTCAACCTTAACTGTTGCCCCAGCGTCTCTGACAGTTTCATCCTATCTATGTGTAAAGTAGTCACAAACCTTGTGCATCTTGATCTAGGGTCCTGCTTTCCTCTCACCGATCTCAGCATGATCACCAtctcaaaacatttaaaacatttaagataCCTACGACTGGCTTGGTGTAAAGAGATCACAGACTTGGGCCTATTGGGATATGAGAGTACAGATGGTGGGTCGAGGGATCCAAATGAGCACAACGATCATGGAAAATGCAAATGTACACGGAAATACAATAGCACTGAAATATTCCGTAAACCTACTGGTGATAAACATACAAAAAGTGTGCCTGGGGAAATTGAAAAACTGGTGTCCAGACATGAGGAAGTTTGTTCCCTGAAAAACCTTTCAATCCTTCGTGAACTGGATTTGTCTGCATGTTCCAAAATAACAGACGTTGGATTAACACAAGTTGTCAAGTTCAAAGAACTACGGTCACTGAACTTGAGTATGGTTCAGATAACAGACTTGACTGTGCACTCTGTCACCTCCCACAATCCAAGTCTGGAGAACCTAAGCTTAGCTCAGTGTGCGGCACTGACTGATGATGCTATCGAATGTGTAGCTAAGCGTCTACCCAGATTGACAACTCTAGACATTTCCAACTGTGATAAATTGACCAATAAAAGTATAAAGTTTCTGAAAGACCATACAAAAAGACTGCGTACACTGGATGTGTCCTTCTGTGAGAACATATCCGTTTCTGCTGTTGACGATTTGGAGACCAGTCGAAACTTAATGAATGTGCATAAAAGACTGCTTGGTGGAAGCTTTTGA